In one Oncorhynchus nerka isolate Pitt River unplaced genomic scaffold, Oner_Uvic_2.0 unplaced_scaffold_897, whole genome shotgun sequence genomic region, the following are encoded:
- the LOC115119450 gene encoding leukocyte receptor cluster member 9-like: MASEDTGVPLDSAENLEDRRAQEHRATEGPKTEVPASPSQDGPQVTAGQEEGAGVCQFFLLGKCRFGNRCRRSHSTPTLDDPEAVIDQENRKEGEKEGKLEKKAIGNKTNQPKDTEGKGSTKKPRMRTADDVISRILWDPSVEPADFVVGYVDRFLGVLERPFSEFNWDTDPCDCDYSSELALPRHRIQYFTHRGRRVWDRNNRTDRVFGSTGQCLAPPFGQEEEQEQGKGTQDVEQQDPKNDHRESREEQDGVITTGEGEESDESLIKQDVENGHMAERNQSKISVQMPESTRPGTGSTPLNQQEAGRESEPLEEEVGKDSVLVVIADQMSLSQSESESRGEEGEKEEEWKDYWDGEKGPDLAQCPSVPVEQRTERGGGRPSKRKPTHFITFRANTPAILSSFQHLQEELTSLLPSSAPHWLPPSSLHVTLCLLVLPGPAEVTAAGEMLQRFAYLDRNPPVAVSFPLKLKHFGGKVLYLSPQPQPHLQQLNAGLQEAFREQGWLHRDSFNPRYHLTLAKVKDQEGARVFEGVGELKVGKGVNFGRLPINRLHLCSMGMTGDGFYETLCVVNLR, translated from the exons GCCAGGAGGAGGGAGCAGGTGTCTGTCAGTTCTTCCTGTTGGGAAAGTGTCGTTTTGGAAACAGGTGTCGTCGATCTCACAG cACTCCAACATTAGACGACCCAGAGGCTGTTATAGACCAGGAAaacaggaaggagggagaaaaagagggaaaaCTCGAGAAGAAAGCAATAGGGAATAAAACAAACCAGCCAAAAGACACAGAGGGAAAAG GATCAACTAAGAAGCCCCGCATGCGTACAGCTGATGACGTCATCTCTCGGATCCTGTGGGACCCGTCGGTGGAGCCGGCGGACTTTGTGGTGGGGTACGTGGACCGCTTCCTTGGGGTGCTGGAGCGGCCCTTCTCTGAGTTCAACTGGGACACCGACCCCTGCGATTGTGACTACTCCTCTGAGCTAGCCCTGCCCAGACACAGGATTCAGTACTTCACCCATAGAGGGCGTAGAGTTTGGGACCGCAACAACAGGACTGACAGGGTGTTTGGATCCACTGGACAGTGTCTGGCGCCCCCCTTTGGACAGGAGGAGGAGCAAGAGCAGG GGAAAGGGACACAAGATGTTGAACAACAAGACCCAAAAAACGACCACCGTGAATCAAGAGAAGAACAAGATGGAGTCATCACtacaggggagggagaagagagtgaCGAGTCCCTGATAAAACAGGATGTTGAAAACGGACACATGGCGGAAAGAAATCAGAGCAAGATAAGTGTTCAGATGCCTGAGTCGACCAGACCAGGCACAGGAAGTACTCCACTGAACCAACAGGAAGCAGGAAGAGAATCAGAACCCTTGGAAGAGGAAGTTGGGAAGGATTCCGTTTTAGTCGTCATAGCAGACCAGATGTCTCTATCCCAGAGTGAAAGCGAGAGCAGGGGGGAGGAAGGTGAGAAGGAGGAAGAATGGAAAGATTactgggatggagagaaaggccCAGACCTAGCCCAGTGTCCTTCTGTGCCTgtggagcagagaacagagaggggtggaggcCGGCCTTCCAAACGTAAGCCCACCCACTTCATCACCTTCCGGGCCAACACTCCCgccatcctctcctccttccagcaCCTTCAGGAGGAgctcacctccctcctcccctcatccgCCCCTCATTGGttgcccccctcctccctccacgtcACCCTGTGTCTCCTGGTCCTCCCCGGCCCAGCCGAGGTCACTGCCGCTGGGGAGATGCTCCAACGCTTCGCCTACCTGGACCGCAACCCCCCTGTGGCCGTCTCCTTCCCCCTGAAACTGAAGCACTTTGGTGGGAAAGTTCTCTACCTGagcccccagcctcagccccaccTCCAGCAGCTAAATGCTGGCCTACAGGAGGCCTTCAGAGAGCAGGGCTGGCTGCACAGGGACTCCTTTAACCCACGCTACCATCTCACCCTGGCCAAGGTGAAGGACCAGGAGGGGGCGAGGGTgtttgagggggtgggggagCTGAAGGTGGGTAAGGGGGTGAATTTTGGGCGACTGCCTATAAATAGGCTACACCTGTGTAGCATGGGGATGACTGGGGATGGGTTTTATGAGACACTGTGTGTGGTCAATCTCCGGTGA